The Manis javanica isolate MJ-LG chromosome 2, MJ_LKY, whole genome shotgun sequence genome contains a region encoding:
- the SPATA31G1 gene encoding spermatogenesis-associated protein 31G1 translates to MEWLLEDLFGAEGAMGLLWGQLAHVLACRYCGSSCLQSPGNLVILFLFMVWQIRRWWQLQPWYSGDMMQGKGLPFMYLVAFLDYLWKQKSEKEGEKEEEEDDVTSLDSCSLLKEAPVGQQATTTPSQLSCVSEGLHKAIATPEQGLTQTPSPSKSFPTFQILTNLPVRHKTSGSHLQQRKSQFFWGLPSLHSESLEAIFPSSGGPSPLKLSVGPSIFFNKLVFLTRSNLLLPQYCSPTQHPTHEVHTTKDLEGMACGFQQLPPLSSLPVPSLSLFPMDHKGVPSDAEVHTQCLPQQREVPGVSEDQALHPLPEFQRTRPFKLFSSEVWLGMRWDPSIQRHSLDLLPASLLYPSTVLGVLTRFEAPWETNEYPKTFEPAISAPSPTSASLPELQGVSPIGGLSGLKVFWKTTRQRESPQTSETPILIPCQSVTPKTKPQGTGSPLRAPSLALSPPLALVLELLRVSPTEILIDSEARSGDIQRRKNSWASELPTGVSPLRVLSDSEPLGVDMEQKEICCVPASPMWGPSPSPNSMSKLLVSGLIRDQCSSKPEGEAIEQRENCWATELLALTPSSFSAPLPDPHIDLEVMCRNVQQRGYPQGPSPPAADPLQPILWLPTLAEALKIKPNQPGLLKGELFPGAKAEISSFQGEAVLEMPIHSGSQAWHWSRELELKLKKLQQNPTSRSFGPSQPFGSSPTLSSTTLGTWRLSSCPPPKHLHSLHPDSSSCHHLKVQSTVTQPVQASHCYHSHSSSQPQPRGSGRAEQRSEREKRMEMMAQVSSQGQCIHNGTGENCPGQGQPSNPEVPASGKTQDKTLALSSIKKRDSPWKPKVEDHGGGDIRLESSTVTRKSHPAQARLADASVSRLSQKSQHSHQSSRHSALPQQRHSKAAGPQDRQGAGLGAGDTLTPRHCKHYSWAHMEKHLSSPTPQASLIKGLQKIFAKCLGIHGPLSPKSREEKLVVLAPSNWRSEAKPFGRCGDKQRKS, encoded by the exons ATGGAATGGCTGCTAGAGGACCTGTTTGGGGCTGAGGGGGCCATGGGGCTTCTCTGGGGCCAGCTGGCCCATGTCCTGGCCTGCAGGTACTGTGGCAGCAGCTGCCTCCAGAGTCCAGGGAATCTGGTGATACTATTCTTGTTCATGGTTTGGCAGATCCGGAGGTGGTGGCAGCTTCAGCCCTGGTACTCTGGGGACATGATGCAAGGCAAG GGCCTACCATTTATGTACCTTGTGGCTTTCCTTGATTATCTGTGGAAGCAGAAGTCAGAGAAGGAgggggaaaaggaagaagaggaagatgaCGTCACATCTCTGGATTCATGTTCTCTTCTCAAAGAAGCTCCTGTTGGACAGCAAGCCACCACAACCCCATCCCAGTTATCCTGTGTTTCTGAGGGCCTCCACAAGGCCATTGCGACACCAGAGCAAGGACTCACACAGACCCCAAGCCCTTCCAAATCCTTCCCCACCTTTCAAATCCTGACCAACCTGCCTGTGAGGCACAAGACATCAGGAAGCCATCTGCAGCAGAGAAAAAGTCAGTTCTTCTGGGGTCTCCCCTCTCTGCACAGTGAATCCTTGGAGGCCATCTTCCCAAGCTCAGGTGGCCCCTCTCCCCTGAAGTTGTCTGTTGGTCCTTCTATCTTCTTCAACAAGCTTGTCTTCCTGACTAGGTCCAACCTGCTTCTTCCACAGTATTGCTCCCCAACCCAGCATCCCACCCATGAAGTCCATACTACGAAAGATCTGGAAGGGATGGCCTGCGGTTTTCAGCAACTTCCTCCACTGTCTTCCCTTCCTGTCCCGTCACTATCCCTCTTTCCCATGGACCACAAAGGAGTCCCATCTGATGCTGAGGTACATACACAGTGCCTTCCACAGCAGAGAGAGGTCCCTGGGGTCTCTGAGGATCAAGCACTGCACCCACTGCCTGAATTCCAAAGGACCAGACCTTTCAAGCTCTTCTCATCTGAGGTCTGGCTGGGGATGCGATGGGATCCCAGCATCCAGAGACACAGTCTAGATTTACTTCCTGCCTCTCTGCTGTATCCCTCTACCGTTCTGGGAGTCCTGACTAGGTTTGAGGCCCCTTGGGAGACAAATGAGTATCCCAAAACCTTTGAGCCAGCAATATCAGCTCCCAGTCCAACCTCAGCCTCCTTGCCAGAACTCCAGGGAGTCAGCCCTATAGGAGGCCTATCTGGACTGAAGGTCTTCTGGAAAACCACAAGGCAGAGAGAGAGTCCTCAGACCTCTGAAACACCAATCCTAATCCCTTGCCAATCTGTAACTCCCAAGACAAAGCCTCAAGGAACTGGTAGCCCTCTAAGAGCTCCATCTCTGGCTCTCAGCCCACCCCTAGCTCttgttctggagctgctcagagtTAGCCCCACGGAGATCCTGATAGATTCTGAAGCTAGAAGTGGGGACATACAAAGGAGAAAGAACTCCTGGGCCTCTGAGCTCCCAACTGGAGTCAGCCCCTTGAGAGTCCTTTCTGACTCTGAGCCTCTTGGGGTAGACATGGAGCAGAAGGAAATCTGTTGTGTGCCTGCCTCCCCAATGTGGGGCCCCAGCCCATCCCCAAACTCTATGTCGAAGTTGCTTGTCAGTGGGCTTATCAGAGACCAGTGCAGCTCTAAGCCTGAGGGAGAAGCAATAGAGCAGAGAGAAAACTGCTGGGCCACTGAGCTCCTAGCCCTAACCCCCAGTTCATTCTCTGCTCCTTTACCAGATCCACACATTGACCTTGAGGTCATGTGCAGGAATGTGCAACAAAGAGGGTACCCTCAGGGCCCCAGCCCTCCAGCAGCAGATCCCCTGCAGCCAATACTCTGGCTTCCCACCCTAGCTGAAGCTCTGAAGATCAAGCCCAACCAGCCTGGCTTACTCAAAGGAGAGCTATTCCCAGGGGCTAAGGCAGAGATTTCATCCTTCCAGGGAGAGGCTGTCCTAGAGATGCCCATACATTCTGGGAGCCAGGCCTGGCACTGGAGTAGAGAGTTGGAACTCAAACTGAAGAAACTGCAGCAGAACCCTACTTCCAGATCCTTTGGTCCAAGTCAACCATTTGGCAGCTCCCCTACCCTGAGCTCCACAACTCTAGGCACCTGGAGACTCTCTTCCTGCCCCCCACCGAAGCATCTCCACAGTCTGCACCCCGACTCTTCAAGCTGCCATCACCTGAAAGTTCAGAGCACAGTAACTCAGCCTGTGCAGGCCTCTCACTGTTATCACTCCCACTCCTCTTCCCAGCCTCAGCCACGAGGGTCTGGCAGGGCAGAACAAAgatctgagagagagaaaagaatggagaTGATGGCCCAGGTCTCATCCCAGGGGCAATGCATTCACAATGGGACTGGTGAGAACTGCCCAGGCCAGGGACAGCCCTCAAACCCTGAGGTTCCAGCTTCAGGCAAGACACAGGACAAGACTCTAGCCCTCTCTTCAATTAAAAAGAGAGACAGCCCCTGGAAACCCAAAGTAGAAGATCACGGAGGAGGTGACATAAGATTAGAGTCATCAACAGTTACACGGAAGAGTCACCCAGCCCAGGCCAGACTAGCTGATGCCTCAGTAAGCAGACTTTCCCAAAAATCTCAGCATAGCCACCAGAGCTCTCGACACAGTGCTCTCCCACAGCAACGTCACTCTAAGGCTGCAGGTCCCCAAGATCGgcaaggggcagggctgggagctggTGACACCCTGACCCCTCGGCACTGTAAGCACTACTCTTGGGCCCACATGGAGAAGCACCTCTCCTCCCCTACACCTCAGGCTTCTCTTATCAAGGGTCTGCAAAAGATTTTTGCCAAGTGTCTGGGTATCCATGGACCCTTGTCCCCTAAATCCCGTGAGGAAAAGCTGGTAGTACTGGCACCCAGTAACTGGAGATCTGAAGCCAAACCATTTGGGAGGTGTGGAGACAAGCAGAGGAAATCCTAA